The Microbacter margulisiae genomic sequence TTGTCCTTCCACCAGGCCAGCCCGTACCTGGGTGCCGCCCAGATCAATCCCGATGATTTGTTGGGTATTCATGTGTTTATATGTTAGTTTTTGGTACTCATCCAAAGTCAGAAATCAAGAACCAAGAGCAACAACAGGTCTAAAGTCTAAAGTCAATCTGTTATGGGAACGTTGGATTAACCGGATTACCGATTTTCCCGGTTCTTCCTTATCTTCTGGACTTCATTTAACTTCCAAACTTCGTGCTGTTTCATCTGTTATTCTGTCATTCAGTGATTTGATCCCTCCTGTGGCCATGCCGGATAGTCTTGTTCACAATGATCGGCCTGGCCCAAAAGCCTACACTGAGGATATAACCAAGTGTCAGGTACAGGAAATACATACCGGTGCGCAAACCTACATGGTCGCCAAGCCATCCAATGACCAGCGGGACGATGGCTCCTCCGATCACTCCGGTTAACAGGATGCCGGAAAAGGCACCATGATGCTCTTGCAGGGAGTTCAGCGCCAGGGAGAAGATCACCGGGTACATCACCGAGGCAAAAAAACCTACCAGCGGAAAGGCTACCAACACAATGCCTCCCTTTGCAAACAATCCAAGGCTCAGCGATACAATGGCCATCACCGTGAATCCTACCAGTACCTTGCGGCTGTCCATGAGCTTCAGTAATCCAAGCCCCAGCAATCCTCCCGCTGTCATAAAACCCCAGAAATAGGCTACCGCCCTGGCGCCTGTAATCTGTGGGTCATAGTGGTGGTAGGCATAGAGGAACTGCGAAATCCAGTTGGCCACGCCCTGTTCTGTGCCAACATAACAGAAGATGCCGATAAAGAACAGGACGACAACGGGCTTCCTGAGAAGGGCGATGTGTACCTGCAACGCAGGAGCTTTTTCTTCATCGCTCAGGATGACCTTCGGGAACCGGGATACCAGGATGATGGCAATCATTGCCAGGCTGACAACAACAAACAACCAATAGAGCGAAACCCAGGGCAGGTTGTGCGGTACCAGCGAGGCCAAAAGGGAATGAGTGCCTCCCGTGGTGTCAAGATCGGTCACCAGGCAGGAATAGACCAACGGGCTGAGAAAGGAGGCCAGCCCGAAGATGAGTTGTGCCAGAACGGAATTGAAGGCGTAGTGTTCTTCCCCGCCTGAGGTGCGCAGCAGCGGGTTAATGACCACCTGCAGCATCGCCATCCCGCAGCCGATAAGGAACAGGGATACTACTGCCGTTAGGTAGTTGGGAAACAGCGCCAGCATCAGCGCCCCGACAAATGAGATGGTAAACGCGGCTGCCATCATCTTCTTTTCCTTGTATTTCTCAACCAGGATGCCTGCCGGAATGGAGATAATGCCATAGGCAATAAAGAAAGCAAATGGCAGAACGGCCACCAGCGTGAGGTTCAGATGGAAGCCTTTGATAATGTCGGGAACCAGCGGCCCGATGATGTTGGTCAGGAAAGAGATCACAAAAAAGGTCAGCAGGATCAGCGACACGATATAATAGTTCCTCCTGGGATGGGATTGGTTTTTCATTGTCTTGTTCTATGATGGGATATTGTATTTCCGGATATCGTTTTTTTAATGTTATATCTTACAAACAGCAGCAGGGATGGGTGGTCATTTTACATTCCACCCGCCTACCGTCACTTCTGCCGCATCGCCGTGCAGGTCGGCACTATGGCAATACCCTGATATGGTTCGTTCTTCCCCAGGCAACAGGGTGAAGTAGTTCTCTCCCCAGAAGACGGGCGTCACAGAGGCATCCCTGGTTTTATCCTTCAGGTCGAGATAGACCATAAAGGCCAGCTGCTTCGTGGGGTTCTTCAGCTTTACCGTTACCCGGGTGTTGCCTCCCTGTTGTGTCACACTCACACGTTTGTCCAATGTCACCATGGGTAATTGCTGTAACATCGTAAGGTCGGCATATTGCGACTGGGGTGTGATATACCAGTTGCTTTTGGCTTCATCCAGCTCGTCGTGCCTGGTGGAGAGTACATAAAAATTGGTGCTGATCAATTGATGTGTTGTGTTATAGAGGCGCAAATCCAGGAACCAGGTGGTGCTCACATTGAGATCAGATGGTAAAGTAACCACTTGCTTCGTTGCTTGTGCAGGAAGGGAATGCAGGGATATGGTTTGATGGAATACTGGTTTCATGTCGAAATCAAATACCCTGACTTCTGCGGAAAGGCCATTGGCCACGGCGGATGTGTTATTCATCGCATCAATACTGTTGTTCCCGTAATTATAGGATATGTGCAGTGGCTCGTTGGCGCTTTGGGCTCCGTAAAAGGCTCCGGTGGGCATCAGGTAGTAATCGTAGAGTTGCCACCATAGTTTTGGCCATGAGGCATTGTACATCCACTGGATAATGCCGGTAGCCCTGAAACGGTTGGCTTCAAAGGCTTCATACATCGCCCGCATGCCTTCATAATTGAGGTATTGGGCTTTGCGCAGGTAATCCTCCAAATCTTTGGGGGCACCCAACCGGTTATCCATGGCGCGGTTATAGGCTGTCAGGTTATGGAAAGCCCCGCGTGCTGCATGGTACATCCACGCGCTGCCGATAGGCCAGATCGAATCGTTGGGGATCATCTTCTTCAGGCTCTCCAGCACCGGTATCTCCGGACCGGGGCCTGTCTCCGTATTAAACCCGAAAGCGCCTCCATGAGTGGTATCGGCATACCAGTACATCGGGGGAACGTAGTCATACGGCCCGCGCATCTTCACCGCTGACGGTCCTGTCAACACACTGGTGTGCTCGGCTGCCGAGGATACCGAGGGCCGTGTCGGATCATACTTCTTCAAAATATCTAAGTAACGCTTCTCCAGGGTGGGACGCGGCCATTTGTCACTCCCGTAAAGCCACAGGAAGATGCTCGGGTGGTTGCGCAGCCAGATGACCTGATCCTGCCACGAACCGGCGGCGATGTCGTTTTGTTCAGGGGTGATGATGGCACTGTATTGATCGTCTTTCGTCTTCATGAGGTTCGACCACTCCCACTGGCAACTGAAGCCTGCCATGATCAGGATACCTTTTTCGTCACACAGGTCATAGATGTGCTGGTCATGACCCCAGAACCCTTCCATCCGGATGGCATTCAGGTTCATGTGGACGGCATAGTCGATGCCGGCTGATTCATAGGCTGGCGTGGCATTCAGGAACATCGGGTCGGTCCAGCCTCCTCCCTTGACCAGTATCTTCTTCCCGTTCAGCCGGAATCCCCTGTGTCCTTCTTTCGTGATATAATCGGATACCTCCCGGATCCCAAACCGGAGATAGTTATTGTCCGAGAGTGCCTTGCCGGCATAGAACTGCAAATGGAGGTCGTACAGGTTGGGCTTGCCCAGCGTATGTACCCACCATAGCCGCGGATGGTCCATCTTCAGTTGTGGAAACCGGGATGGCGTAAAGCGTATTTCCTTGCTTGTGTAAGGGGGAATGGTGACTTGTTGTGAAAAGGCGACCGTGTTCCCGATCATGCCCCTGAGTTCCCCTGACATACGCTGGCCGCTATGGTTATGCAACCGGGCGCTGATGGTAATTGCTGCATGGTCGAGGGTCGCAGTATCTACCTGGGTTTCCACAAAGGGTTCTGCTATGCTCACAGGCCCGCTGCCCAGTAACTCCACATCACGCCATATGCCCATGTTGTGATCGGCCGGTTCGGGGTTCCAGTCTACAAAGCCGACACTTAATTCTCCTGCTCCTGCCCTGGTGACTTCCAGTGCCAGTACATTGGTGCCTTTCCTTATGTAGGGGGTGACCTCCAGCACAAATTGCCTGAAGCTTCCCTGTAGTGTATCTGAAGAGGCAATCTTCTTCCCGTTTAACCATATATCGGCACGGTAGCTGATCCCATTGAAACGAAGGCGGTAGACCTGGCCGGCGGAAGGTGTTCCAACTGTAAAGGTTGTCCTGTACCACCAGGGAACATTAAAGAGGCTCTCGGGTATCTTCTCCAGGTTACGGCCATAGAAGATGTCCTTGTAGATGCCGTCGTTGACCAGGGAGCCTAAGATACTGCCGGGAACGGTAGCTGCATACCAGCCTTTCGTGGTGGCATTCGCTCCCGAGAGCATTGTCCCGTCGGATCCGGCTTTTGCTGAGGATTGTATCTGCCAGTTGCTTCGTATCTCTTCTTTTTGAACGTTCCACTCTCCGGCTTTGGTTGCGTTTGCCGGGAGTGCTGCGGATAATGCCAGAAGCAGCCCGGTTATATTCAAATAGCGTTTCATGATTGCTGTTGTTTTATGATTAGGTTATATATATAAAGGGTACATCGATCATATTTTTCTGTTTCTTCTAATGGGTGAGATCTGTTTTTGAGACGGCTTTTGCATAGGGGTATATGCAGAAT encodes the following:
- a CDS encoding glycoside hydrolase family 2 protein — protein: MKRYLNITGLLLALSAALPANATKAGEWNVQKEEIRSNWQIQSSAKAGSDGTMLSGANATTKGWYAATVPGSILGSLVNDGIYKDIFYGRNLEKIPESLFNVPWWYRTTFTVGTPSAGQVYRLRFNGISYRADIWLNGKKIASSDTLQGSFRQFVLEVTPYIRKGTNVLALEVTRAGAGELSVGFVDWNPEPADHNMGIWRDVELLGSGPVSIAEPFVETQVDTATLDHAAITISARLHNHSGQRMSGELRGMIGNTVAFSQQVTIPPYTSKEIRFTPSRFPQLKMDHPRLWWVHTLGKPNLYDLHLQFYAGKALSDNNYLRFGIREVSDYITKEGHRGFRLNGKKILVKGGGWTDPMFLNATPAYESAGIDYAVHMNLNAIRMEGFWGHDQHIYDLCDEKGILIMAGFSCQWEWSNLMKTKDDQYSAIITPEQNDIAAGSWQDQVIWLRNHPSIFLWLYGSDKWPRPTLEKRYLDILKKYDPTRPSVSSAAEHTSVLTGPSAVKMRGPYDYVPPMYWYADTTHGGAFGFNTETGPGPEIPVLESLKKMIPNDSIWPIGSAWMYHAARGAFHNLTAYNRAMDNRLGAPKDLEDYLRKAQYLNYEGMRAMYEAFEANRFRATGIIQWMYNASWPKLWWQLYDYYLMPTGAFYGAQSANEPLHISYNYGNNSIDAMNNTSAVANGLSAEVRVFDFDMKPVFHQTISLHSLPAQATKQVVTLPSDLNVSTTWFLDLRLYNTTHQLISTNFYVLSTRHDELDEAKSNWYITPQSQYADLTMLQQLPMVTLDKRVSVTQQGGNTRVTVKLKNPTKQLAFMVYLDLKDKTRDASVTPVFWGENYFTLLPGEERTISGYCHSADLHGDAAEVTVGGWNVK
- a CDS encoding MFS transporter, which encodes MKNQSHPRRNYYIVSLILLTFFVISFLTNIIGPLVPDIIKGFHLNLTLVAVLPFAFFIAYGIISIPAGILVEKYKEKKMMAAAFTISFVGALMLALFPNYLTAVVSLFLIGCGMAMLQVVINPLLRTSGGEEHYAFNSVLAQLIFGLASFLSPLVYSCLVTDLDTTGGTHSLLASLVPHNLPWVSLYWLFVVVSLAMIAIILVSRFPKVILSDEEKAPALQVHIALLRKPVVVLFFIGIFCYVGTEQGVANWISQFLYAYHHYDPQITGARAVAYFWGFMTAGGLLGLGLLKLMDSRKVLVGFTVMAIVSLSLGLFAKGGIVLVAFPLVGFFASVMYPVIFSLALNSLQEHHGAFSGILLTGVIGGAIVPLVIGWLGDHVGLRTGMYFLYLTLGYILSVGFWARPIIVNKTIRHGHRRDQITE